A genomic region of Fusarium falciforme chromosome 4, complete sequence contains the following coding sequences:
- a CDS encoding Hydrolase-4 domain-containing protein, translating into MSSQDVASPALVATTTVLATVSFLALARALLYPARPSRIRNPLSEGVYAKSRADETRHLVYQPDQFPGARDVETPYGSMRVYEFGPEDGEKVLFVHGISTPCVTFAPLANAIAKRGYRVMLFDLFGRGFSDGVADLPHDARLYVSQMLLALASSPLAWTGTGAFRLVGYSLGGGIAVHFANAFPDLVRDLVLLAPAGLIRAASFGHVSRFLFQTGLVPERILAVATRRRLQQPIAASARQSDKTAIESITTPPPVAVAEAEVVPASGERATPLEQRVMEYVRWMVVNHHGFVPAFMSSIRFAPLTEQHQAWEKLAKRAPGTTAIFLAAADEIINVEDYRRDALPLVGGEDKVRWRVLPGSHDFVMTHVGDILREIDDMWHVKA; encoded by the exons ATGTCCTCCCAAGACGTCGCCAGCCCGGCCCTCgtggccaccaccaccgtcctGGCCACCGTCTCCTTCCTCGCACTCGCCCGTGCCCTTCTCTACCCTGCCCGCCCAAGCAGAATCCGCAATCCCCTCAGCGAGGGCGTCTACGCCAAGAGCCGCGCCGACGAGACCAGACACCTTGTCTACCAGCCGGACCAGTTCCCCGGAGCCCGAGACGTGGAGACTCCG TATGGAAGCATGAGGGTCTATGAGTTTGGCCCTGAGGATGGAGAAAAGGTCTTGTTTGTTCACGGAATCAGCACCCCGTGTGTCACTTTTGCGCCTCTAGCCAACGCAATCGCCAAGCGAGGCTACCGTGTGATGCTCTTT GATCTCTTTGGCCGTGGATTCTCAGATGGTGTGGCCGATCTCCCCCATGATGCCCGCCTCTACGTCTCCCAGATGCTCCTCGCCCTGGCTTCAAGCCCCCTGGCCTGGACCGGCACCGGCGCATTCCGTCTCGTCGGCTACTCCCTTGGTGGTGGCATCGCCGTTCACTTTGCCAACGCCTTTCCTGACCTGGTCCGAGATCTTGTCCTCCTGGCTCCTGCAGGCCTCATCCGTGCCGCTTCCTTCGGCCACGTCTCCCGCTTCCTCTTCCAAACTGGTCTGGTTCCGGAGCGTATCCTCGCCGTAGCCACGCGTCGACGGCTTCAGCAGCCCATCGCCGCCTCGGCGAGGCAATCCGACAAGACGGCCATCGAGAGCATCACCACTCCGCCGCCTGTGGCCgttgctgaggctgaggtcgTGCCCGCGTCTGGTGAGCGTGCCACGCCCCTGGAGCAGCGTGTGATGGAGTATGTTCGCTGGATGGTGGTCAATCACCACGGCTTCGTCCCGGCCTTCATGTCGAGCATTCGCTTTGCACCCCTGACGGAGCAGCACCAGGCGTGGGAGAAGCTAGCCAAGCGTGCCCCTGGCACCACTGCCATCTTTCTGGCTGCTGCCGATGAGATCATCAACGTTGAAGACTACCGTCGTGATGCGCTGCCTCTGGTTGGTGGCGAGGACAAGG